The proteins below come from a single Dermacentor albipictus isolate Rhodes 1998 colony chromosome 7, USDA_Dalb.pri_finalv2, whole genome shotgun sequence genomic window:
- the LOC135904763 gene encoding ipis-1-like isoform X1, with protein sequence MTADLSNAVLAFGVDLYKQLTINAGKNARNVVASPFSIATSLSMTLAGARGHTATEIENSLHTKNSEDIHSHFCNFLTQLLGCAPEVTLQIANRLYCEKAFNVLEEHTSVLKKFYGSAVIPASFKTEPEEARLTINAWVEEATKSKIKNVLPGSIIDSDTVLVLVNAIYSKGTWKNQFDILATSPGNFHVSKGKVKTVDMMHNEARYRVCKCDDLKAGAIELPYKGGKASMLILLPDDVEGLADLEVSLTATKLEDVMAALQGPAKSANLSLPRFKVEQATDLKTTLHCMGIKDLFSDGADLSGINGNKELVISAAIHKAFVEVSEEGTEAAAATIMAASNSCARFATNFTVDHPFMFLIRWHDPSIILFMGSVRDIIT encoded by the coding sequence ATGACTGCAGACCTATCCAATGCTGTGCTGGCTTTTGGTGTTGACCTCTACAAACAGCTCACCATTAACGCAGGCAAAAATGCCAGGAATGTCGTCGCCTCACCATTCAGCATCGCAACCTCCTTGTCTATGACTTTAGCAGGAGCCAGGGGACATACCGCAACTGAAATCGAAAACTCCCTCCACACCAAAAATTCTGAAGATATCCACAGCCACTTCTGCAACTTCCTCACACAGCTCTTGGGCTGTGCACCCGAAGTGACACTCCAAATTGCAAACCGTCTCTACTGCGAGAAGGCATTTAATGTGCTTGAAGAGCACACTAGCGTGCTGAAGAAGTTCTATGGTAGTGCTGTCATACCCGCTAGCTTCAAGACAGAACCTGAAGAGGCAAGGCTCACCATTAATGCGTGGGTCGAGGAGGCCACAAAATCAAAGATCAAAAACGTCCTTCCAGGGAGCATAATTGACTCTGATACGGTGCTTGTCCTAGTCAATGCCATTTACTCCAAAGGTACATGGAAAAACCAGTTTGACATCTTGGCCACATCCCCAGGCAACTTTCACGTGTCCAAGGGCAAGGTCAAGACGGTGGACATGATGCACAATGAGGCGCGGTATCGAGTGTGCAAGTGTGATGACCTCAAGGCAGGCGCCATCGAGCTTCCATACAAGGGTGGCAAGGCATCCATGTTGATACTGCTTCCAGATGATGTGGAAGGGCTGGCAGACCTGGAGGTTTCATTGACTGCAACGAAGCTGGAAGACGTCATGGCTGCACTCCAAGGCCCTGCGAAGTCTGCCAACCTCAGCCTGCCACGGTTCAAGGTCGAGCAAGCCACAGACTTGAAGACAACCTTGCACTGCATGGGAATCAAGGACCTTTTCTCAGATGGTGCAGACCTCTCTGGGATAAATGGAAACAAGGAGTTAGTGATTTCAGCGGCCATTCACAAGGCCTTTGTTGAGGTCAGTGAGGAAGGCACAGAAGCGGCAGCTGCGACCATCATGGCCGCAAGCAATAGTTGTGCCAGGTTTGCGACAAACTTCACCGTGGATCACCCATTCATGTTCCTGATTAGGTGGCATGACCCCAGTATTATTCTGTTCATGGGATCTGTGCGTGACATTATTACTTAA
- the LOC135904763 gene encoding ipis-1-like isoform X2, with translation MTLAGARGHTATEIENSLHTKNSEDIHSHFCNFLTQLLGCAPEVTLQIANRLYCEKAFNVLEEHTSVLKKFYGSAVIPASFKTEPEEARLTINAWVEEATKSKIKNVLPGSIIDSDTVLVLVNAIYSKGTWKNQFDILATSPGNFHVSKGKVKTVDMMHNEARYRVCKCDDLKAGAIELPYKGGKASMLILLPDDVEGLADLEVSLTATKLEDVMAALQGPAKSANLSLPRFKVEQATDLKTTLHCMGIKDLFSDGADLSGINGNKELVISAAIHKAFVEVSEEGTEAAAATIMAASNSCARFATNFTVDHPFMFLIRWHDPSIILFMGSVRDIIT, from the coding sequence ATGACTTTAGCAGGAGCCAGGGGACATACCGCAACTGAAATCGAAAACTCCCTCCACACCAAAAATTCTGAAGATATCCACAGCCACTTCTGCAACTTCCTCACACAGCTCTTGGGCTGTGCACCCGAAGTGACACTCCAAATTGCAAACCGTCTCTACTGCGAGAAGGCATTTAATGTGCTTGAAGAGCACACTAGCGTGCTGAAGAAGTTCTATGGTAGTGCTGTCATACCCGCTAGCTTCAAGACAGAACCTGAAGAGGCAAGGCTCACCATTAATGCGTGGGTCGAGGAGGCCACAAAATCAAAGATCAAAAACGTCCTTCCAGGGAGCATAATTGACTCTGATACGGTGCTTGTCCTAGTCAATGCCATTTACTCCAAAGGTACATGGAAAAACCAGTTTGACATCTTGGCCACATCCCCAGGCAACTTTCACGTGTCCAAGGGCAAGGTCAAGACGGTGGACATGATGCACAATGAGGCGCGGTATCGAGTGTGCAAGTGTGATGACCTCAAGGCAGGCGCCATCGAGCTTCCATACAAGGGTGGCAAGGCATCCATGTTGATACTGCTTCCAGATGATGTGGAAGGGCTGGCAGACCTGGAGGTTTCATTGACTGCAACGAAGCTGGAAGACGTCATGGCTGCACTCCAAGGCCCTGCGAAGTCTGCCAACCTCAGCCTGCCACGGTTCAAGGTCGAGCAAGCCACAGACTTGAAGACAACCTTGCACTGCATGGGAATCAAGGACCTTTTCTCAGATGGTGCAGACCTCTCTGGGATAAATGGAAACAAGGAGTTAGTGATTTCAGCGGCCATTCACAAGGCCTTTGTTGAGGTCAGTGAGGAAGGCACAGAAGCGGCAGCTGCGACCATCATGGCCGCAAGCAATAGTTGTGCCAGGTTTGCGACAAACTTCACCGTGGATCACCCATTCATGTTCCTGATTAGGTGGCATGACCCCAGTATTATTCTGTTCATGGGATCTGTGCGTGACATTATTACTTAA
- the LOC135904796 gene encoding uncharacterized protein yields the protein MGLPRTDFIWRAPRTDAAIPVVRYARVRCSNGLQSVAGDCTQGNHLTCNVPWEVLSPVYMKPSTEGEWRDVASGFGSCWQFPNCLGAVDGKHVRIRCPRKAGSLYFNYKVLGNPGVTSCELLVPCRPLCGVLVPNISLLFCYLYQAHSEKD from the exons ATGGGTCTGCCGAGAACCGATTTCATCTGGCGAGCGCCTCGCACTGACGCTGCA ATACCTGTCGTTCGGTATGCTCGTGTGAGATGCAGCAATGGCCTTCAGAGTGTGGCTGGAGACTGCACGCAAGGCAATCACCTGACGTGCAATGTGCCATGGGAGGTGCTGTCCCCTGTGTACATGAAG CCTTCAACGGAGGGAGAATGGAGGGACGTCGCCTCAGGATTTGGCAGTTGTTGGCAGTTCCCGAATTGCCTGGGTGCTGTGGACGGCAAGCACGTGAGGATTAGATGTCCAAGAAAGGCTGGGAGCCTGTACTTCAACTATAAG GTTCTGGGCAACCCAGGAGTGACCAGCTGTGAACTTCTGGTGCCATGTCGCCCTCTGTGTGGAGTCCTGGTGCCCAACATAAGCTTGCTATTCTGCTACCTTTACCAGGCACACTCGGAGAAAGACTAA